The genomic region ACCAGCCCAATCCGGTCATTGGCGTCCACGCGAAAGCTGACGTCGGAGAAAACCATCTCCGCGCCAAACGATTTTGTCAGATTTTCAACGGTTAGCAAAGACATAGCGCCTGAATTGTACGCGATACTGCCGGGGTGGCGCAAGCATAGCTTAGATGTCTTTCCACAGCTTCGCCTGGCTGAAGTGAGACAAATGCCCAACGTTCGTTGTGGCGATGATAACCTCATCCTCTGGGCGGCTGATGATGGCCGCCTGAGTGCAGAGAATCATATCCCCATCGAGGGCTTTGTTATCGGCAGTTGGCCGACCATGACGCCGAGCCTCTGCCCACAACTCAGCAGCTTTGAGCATCGTTGAGGTCGTCAGCGGGAGGTAATCCAGATCATTCTTGAGTTCGTTCAGACGCTCAATGCTCTTTACGCTGCCAATACGCAGCAGTTCACGGCGCAACTCATAGTCTGCAATTTCAGGAACAATCACCCTGACCTGCTCTTGTACTAACCGACGCAGCCAGGCAACAATCTCAGGCGCTGGCTTGGGATGAGCAAGCATGCCAAGCGGACCAGCATCCAGCAAAATGATTCTACTCATCTGTAAACAGGCTCCGCGAGGAGAGCCGATCCTCTTCCAGGGCAGCTTTCACTTTGGGCCAGGTTTCCTCATCATAGCCAGATTCGTCTGCCAACCACTCATCCAGATGGCGAAATAGCCGCTCGGTTCGCTCCGCAGGTATAGGTTGTTGGAGCGCGACCTCATGAACGACTGATTCCAGAAGCGCGATACGCTTTTGTAGCTCCTCTATTTTCGCTTCCAACTCCCGCGCTTCTGAAGAATGAAGCGCTGATTGCTTTGTCTCATCATTGGTTTTTGCCATATTTTCCCTCCCAGCGCCGCGTTGAACTGCTGCGGTTTAACTCTTTGTCATCTGTAGCATATCACACGGACAGGGGCAATCCCCGGCTGAACTGGAGCAGCGCGCTCGCTAGTGTTGATAGCCGCGAACAGGCCTGATATGCTGGCAATCGGGATCAGGAGCGAGTAGAATGTAAGTGAGTGATGGCGAGATCGAAAGAAAGCGAGTGCAGCCATGAGCGCGACACAAACCAATGCGGCAGCGATTCAACGCGCCTGGGGAGAATCACCAGGAGAGAACTAAAGGTTATGGATATTTCTCTATCCACCCTCCTGGCAGAACTGGTGGCTGATTTAGAGCGGCGCGCTCCCTACGCGGCGGCGCTCTACACCAGCGCCAGCGGTACGCGAATCGGCATCGATCACCGCGAGCAAAGCGCCAACCCTCAAGACCCCAGCCAGGGCGTCGTCTTCACTCTCTTCACCGGCGACCATTTGGAAGAATGGGCCACCAGCGACCTGGACCCGGACCACCTGGCTCAAGGTCTGCGCGCCTGGGCCAGCAGCATCCCTATCACCAGCCGCGAGCAAGCGCCAGCAGGCATCTTGCCCCTGGAGCAGCGCGGCCAGACTGGCGCCAATAACCTGCAAACCTTCGCCACGCCCTGCCAGATTTCGCCTGCCAGCCTCTCGCTGCCAGAAAAACTGGAACGGCTCCGCCTCCTTCAGAGCCAGGCGCAAGGCTTTCATCAGCGGGTTGTGAACGCCGAAATCACCTATAACGATCACGAAGAGCGCAAGCTGTTTCTTGGCGGCGGACGCCAGATGCAGCAGGAGATCACTCGCACGCGGCTCGACCTGACCGTCGTGGTCTCCGACGGCCAGACCATGCAATATAACTGGCTGACCCACGCCGGAACGGGCGGCCTTGAACTGGCAGACTTCAGCGAAGCCGAACTGAGCGAAGTCTGCGAGACGGCGCTGCGGCTCCTCGAAGCCGACAAAATCGAGCCAGGGCTGTACGATGTGGTCACGGACCCCACCGTCTCCGGCACGATTGCCCATGAATGCTTCGGACACGGCGTCGAGCTAGACCTCTTCCCCAAAGGCCGCGCCAGAAGCGCCACCTACTTCGATCAGCGCGTCGCGGCGCCAGCAGTGGATATGTTCGATGATCCCACCATCCCAGGCGCCTACGCCTCCTATTTCTTCGACGACGAGGGCCAGCCTGCCGCGCCAACTCAGATTTTGCGCGATGGCGTCCTGGTGGCTCCACTCACCGATCTGGTGTCGGCAACGCTCACCGGGCGCAGCCGCAGCGCCAACGGACGCCGCACAAACTACGCGCGCAAGAGCTACGCGCGCATGTCCAATACCTTTTTCGGGCGCGGAACCGTCCCGCCAGCAGACTTGCTCGCCAGCCTGGAGCATGGCATCTATCTGCGCCAGGCGAGCAGCGGTATGGAAGACCCGCTGGGCTGGGGCATTCAAGTCACCGCTCACTATGGTGAGGAGATCATCAACGGCCAGCGCACCGGACGCCTCTTCGCGCCCATCGGCATCACCGGCTACGTCCCCGATCTGCTGCAAAGCATCTCTGCCATTGGCAATGATTTCGCGCTCGATGGTGGTTGGTGCGGCAAGGGGCATAACGATTGGGTACCCGTCTCCTCCGGCGGCCCGCATCTGCGCATGAAAGCGAGGCTGGGATAATGCGCCCGACAGACCCTCTGGAAACAGTAACCCAGGCATTAGAGCATCAGGCTGGCGTGGCTGACTGGCAGGCCCAACAGACCACCCGGCGCAGCGCCCAGCTCTTCCTGATCGGCGCTCAGACCGAAACGCAGCGTCTGGTCAGCACCGAACAGGTAGAGATGCGCGTCTATAACGATCACCCGCCGCGCGACTCCCAGCCAGGCTCATTTACAGATAAGGGCGGCGATTTCAATCGCCGACAGGCGCGAGGCGCAACCAGCCGCATCCTGCTCCCTGAAGAGATTACCGATCAGACCCGGTTGCAGCGCGCTCTGGAAGAGAGCGTCGTGATCGCGGGCCTCACCGACAACCTGCCCTACAGCCTGCCAGGCATGCCCGCTGCTGGCTACCCGGCAGTTGAAACGGCAGATCGCGCGCTGGCCGATTCTGACGACGCGCGGCTGGCCGCCCTGGCGGAACTGCGCGAGCGCCTGCTGGCCGCCGTCGCCGACGAGCCGGGCATCCGGCTCAGCAGCGTCGAACTCTTCGCCACCGCCAGCGCGATCACCCTGCGCAACAGCCAGGGCATCCGGGCAAGCCGCAGCGAAACCGAGGTCTTGTGTGATCTGGTCCTGATCGCCAGCGACGGAACACAGACCGCCGAATATCACGCCATGCCCCAACGGCGGCGGCTGGCCGACCTTACCCTTGAAGAAGTCGTTCATCGTTCGGCGCGCTATGCACGCGACAGCCTGCGCGTCGGCCTGGCGCCCACGCACGAGGGGCCAGTCGTCATCAGCGGCGAGGCGCTGGTGGACCTCTTCTCGCCGCTTATCTTCCACAGTTCCGCGCGGGCGGCTTATCAATCCATGAGCCGCTTCGCCCTGGGCGCATCCATTTCCGGCGACGACAGGATACAAGGAGACCGCCTGACCTTCATAAGCAACGCGCTGCTGCCCTATGGACAGGCCAGCGCCCCCTTCAGCGAAGAGGGTCTTCCGGGTGAGCGAGTGGTCCTGATACAAGACCACTACCTGCGCGCCTGGTGGGCCACCAGGCGCTATGCAGACTATATGCATATTCGCCCAACCGGCAGCTTTGCCAACATCGAGATCCCCCCTGGCTCCCACACGGTACAGTACTTGCTAGAGGGCGAGGGTCCATTGTACCATCTGGTGGCTTTTTCGTGGCTGAACCCGGATGCGCTGACCGGCGATTTTGTCGCCGAGATCAAGCTCGGCTACCGGCTGGAACGCGGACAGGCCACACCGATCAAAGGCGGCTCGTTGAGCGGCAACCTGCTTGAAGCGCTCGCCCGGACATCTGTTTCACGTGAAACACAATTCACTGGCGGTTACACCGGCCCCCTGGCCCTGCGCTTCGAGCGGCTGACCATATCGGGTGGCTAAGATGCTAGCTGAGACGCTCCAAGAACGCCTGCGGCTGGCGGCGAACCATTCCTGCCCCATCTGTTGGCTGCACATTGGAGGTATGTTATAATGCAACGCGCGATACCGCCCTGGCCTTTTTCAACATCTTGGGATGGGAAGGAAGCATGACAAAAGAACAATCGCTTGATAACCTCTGGCTGGCGCAGATGCTCTTCGATCTGGGGGCCGTGAAGTTTGGGGACTTTACTATTAGCGAGGCAACCGTCAGTTCACCCGTCTTCATCAATCCCAAGATGCTCATTGGGAATCCCAGCGCGCTGCGCGTAGCGAGCAAACTGATTCAACAAGAAATCAGCCTGGCGCAATCCATGCGCCGCCCCAAGGTGCATCCCTTTGAACTCGTCGCCGGGGTTCCAGTTGGTGGCCTGCTCTTAGGCTCCGCCTACTCGCTGGAAACCAATATCCCGCTCATCTACCCGCGTCTGCGTCCAGAAGGCACTGGCAAGCGCGGCATCGAAGGCCGCTACTGGCCGGGCGCGCGAGTCCTGATCATTGACGATCTGATTACCAGGGGCGGCAGTATTCTGGATACGGCCCATTTCCTCGAACACCATGATCTGGTCGTCAAAGATGTCATCGTGCTGATTGACCGGGGGCAGGGCGCCGCCGAACGCCTCCACCAGCATGGCTATAACCTGATTAGCATCCTCAAGCTGGATGTTATGCTCACGTATTACGTGAACAAAGGTCTCATCTCAGAACAGGACTTCCGCCGCTGCATGGATTACATCCAGGCCAATCAAGCGGCCAGAAATCATCACATCGAGCGAGAAGCCAGCTCAGACTAACCAGCGCCAGGATGGGGAAAGAACCTGCTCCCCATCCTGGCGCTCGCGTCAGAGCGGCCTGGCGCAT from Ktedonobacterales bacterium harbors:
- a CDS encoding TldD/PmbA family protein translates to MDISLSTLLAELVADLERRAPYAAALYTSASGTRIGIDHREQSANPQDPSQGVVFTLFTGDHLEEWATSDLDPDHLAQGLRAWASSIPITSREQAPAGILPLEQRGQTGANNLQTFATPCQISPASLSLPEKLERLRLLQSQAQGFHQRVVNAEITYNDHEERKLFLGGGRQMQQEITRTRLDLTVVVSDGQTMQYNWLTHAGTGGLELADFSEAELSEVCETALRLLEADKIEPGLYDVVTDPTVSGTIAHECFGHGVELDLFPKGRARSATYFDQRVAAPAVDMFDDPTIPGAYASYFFDDEGQPAAPTQILRDGVLVAPLTDLVSATLTGRSRSANGRRTNYARKSYARMSNTFFGRGTVPPADLLASLEHGIYLRQASSGMEDPLGWGIQVTAHYGEEIINGQRTGRLFAPIGITGYVPDLLQSISAIGNDFALDGGWCGKGHNDWVPVSSGGPHLRMKARLG
- a CDS encoding PIN domain-containing protein, which produces MSRIILLDAGPLGMLAHPKPAPEIVAWLRRLVQEQVRVIVPEIADYELRRELLRIGSVKSIERLNELKNDLDYLPLTTSTMLKAAELWAEARRHGRPTADNKALDGDMILCTQAAIISRPEDEVIIATTNVGHLSHFSQAKLWKDI
- a CDS encoding metallopeptidase TldD-related protein, yielding MGTRLLRRPASAHESEAGIMRPTDPLETVTQALEHQAGVADWQAQQTTRRSAQLFLIGAQTETQRLVSTEQVEMRVYNDHPPRDSQPGSFTDKGGDFNRRQARGATSRILLPEEITDQTRLQRALEESVVIAGLTDNLPYSLPGMPAAGYPAVETADRALADSDDARLAALAELRERLLAAVADEPGIRLSSVELFATASAITLRNSQGIRASRSETEVLCDLVLIASDGTQTAEYHAMPQRRRLADLTLEEVVHRSARYARDSLRVGLAPTHEGPVVISGEALVDLFSPLIFHSSARAAYQSMSRFALGASISGDDRIQGDRLTFISNALLPYGQASAPFSEEGLPGERVVLIQDHYLRAWWATRRYADYMHIRPTGSFANIEIPPGSHTVQYLLEGEGPLYHLVAFSWLNPDALTGDFVAEIKLGYRLERGQATPIKGGSLSGNLLEALARTSVSRETQFTGGYTGPLALRFERLTISGG
- a CDS encoding phosphoribosyltransferase, producing the protein MTKEQSLDNLWLAQMLFDLGAVKFGDFTISEATVSSPVFINPKMLIGNPSALRVASKLIQQEISLAQSMRRPKVHPFELVAGVPVGGLLLGSAYSLETNIPLIYPRLRPEGTGKRGIEGRYWPGARVLIIDDLITRGGSILDTAHFLEHHDLVVKDVIVLIDRGQGAAERLHQHGYNLISILKLDVMLTYYVNKGLISEQDFRRCMDYIQANQAARNHHIEREASSD